A portion of the Syntrophobacterales bacterium genome contains these proteins:
- a CDS encoding ABC transporter ATP-binding protein: MGNREIILDARGLHVERAGLTVLDVPSLQVFSGEVLTFIGPNGAGKSTLLMALCALQRPREGSIFFRGAEVDRELSFAAYRKQVTMVFQEPLLFNTTVFRNVVAGLRFRGVKGREADKAATDALDLFGIGHLKDRSAKKISGGEAQRVSLARAFAIRPDILALDEPFSALDPPTREALVEDLKAVLRQSGTTALCVTHDRTEALQLSRRIAVMNRGRIVQIDSPENVMNHPVDPFVATFVGVETILPGTVLTREEGVFTAAVGDRRIEAIGEVTTGEKVFLFVRPEDVTIRTDSSGAPTSARNTFPGTIEKIIAFGPYQKVSMDCGFPVTAYITKSSIEGLKLKEGSSVLTSFKATAVHVVKTSR; the protein is encoded by the coding sequence ATGGGCAATAGGGAAATCATACTGGATGCGAGAGGCCTGCATGTGGAGAGAGCAGGCTTGACCGTACTTGACGTCCCGTCCCTTCAGGTATTCAGCGGAGAGGTTCTTACATTCATCGGGCCGAACGGTGCAGGGAAATCGACTTTACTCATGGCTCTTTGTGCCTTGCAGAGGCCCAGAGAAGGATCAATCTTCTTCAGAGGCGCCGAGGTAGACCGGGAACTCTCCTTTGCCGCATACAGGAAACAGGTGACCATGGTTTTTCAGGAACCGCTCCTCTTCAATACCACTGTGTTCAGAAACGTGGTGGCAGGGCTCAGGTTTCGCGGCGTGAAAGGACGGGAAGCCGATAAGGCAGCGACCGACGCCCTCGACCTCTTCGGCATCGGCCACCTAAAGGATCGGTCGGCAAAGAAGATATCCGGCGGAGAGGCCCAGAGGGTAAGTCTCGCAAGGGCTTTCGCCATAAGACCTGACATACTGGCCCTTGATGAGCCCTTTTCCGCTCTTGACCCTCCTACACGGGAGGCACTGGTGGAAGACCTCAAGGCTGTCCTTCGCCAGTCCGGAACCACGGCCCTCTGTGTCACCCATGACCGCACGGAAGCCCTTCAGCTCTCTCGCAGGATTGCTGTAATGAACAGGGGGCGTATCGTCCAGATAGACTCCCCGGAGAATGTGATGAACCACCCGGTGGACCCATTTGTAGCAACTTTTGTGGGGGTTGAGACGATTCTCCCGGGCACCGTGCTGACCAGAGAGGAAGGCGTATTCACGGCTGCGGTGGGAGACCGGCGCATTGAGGCCATCGGCGAAGTTACTACAGGGGAAAAAGTCTTCCTTTTCGTCCGGCCCGAGGATGTGACCATCAGAACCGATTCCTCCGGGGCGCCGACGAGTGCGCGCAACACTTTCCCCGGGACTATAGAAAAAATAATCGCCTTCGGACCTTACCAGAAGGTCTCCATGGACTGCGGATTTCCCGTTACCGCATATATAACCAAGAGTTCCATTGAGGGGCTGAAACTTAAGGAAGGCTCCTCCGTTCTGACATCGTTCAAGGCAACGGCGGTGCATGTGGTAAAAACCAGCAGATAG
- the amrS gene encoding AmmeMemoRadiSam system radical SAM enzyme, producing the protein MSLMREASFYDKLDGKKVHCRLCRRHCRLSVGQQGVCGVRVNRHGTLCTLVYARPCSTHVDPIEKKPFFHFFPGSKTFSIATVGCNFRCRHCQNHEISQMPTDARRIMGERVEPAEVVDMAIQAGCKSISYTYTEPTIFYEYAFHIARLAKEKGLFNTFVTNGYTEEEPLRAIRPYLDAANIDLKGYDKEFYRKVCRADLSKVIKTIRLYRALGIWMELTTLIIPGYNDSEDGLRAIARFIAGDLGPDVPWHVSAFYPAYKLPGVPRTPPETLVLARQIGIDEGLRYVYVSMWGMCPVLKGSTHAAANVKKR; encoded by the coding sequence ATGTCGCTTATGCGGGAAGCTTCTTTTTACGACAAACTGGATGGCAAAAAAGTCCATTGCAGGCTTTGCAGACGCCATTGCAGATTGAGTGTAGGACAACAGGGGGTCTGCGGAGTCAGGGTCAACAGGCACGGCACTCTCTGCACCCTCGTCTACGCCAGGCCCTGTTCCACCCATGTGGACCCCATAGAGAAAAAACCCTTTTTCCATTTTTTCCCCGGTTCGAAAACATTCTCCATCGCAACAGTGGGCTGTAACTTCCGGTGCAGACATTGCCAGAATCACGAGATATCACAGATGCCCACCGATGCCAGGCGTATCATGGGGGAGAGAGTAGAGCCAGCCGAAGTGGTGGATATGGCGATACAGGCCGGCTGTAAAAGTATTTCGTACACCTACACCGAGCCCACCATTTTTTACGAATATGCTTTCCATATCGCGCGGTTGGCAAAAGAAAAGGGGCTATTCAATACCTTTGTCACAAACGGGTACACGGAGGAGGAACCGCTTAGAGCCATACGCCCTTATCTAGACGCCGCTAATATCGACCTGAAAGGATACGATAAAGAATTTTACAGGAAGGTCTGCAGGGCTGACCTGTCAAAGGTTATCAAAACGATTAGACTTTACAGGGCGCTGGGTATCTGGATGGAACTTACCACCCTTATTATCCCCGGATATAACGACAGTGAAGACGGATTGAGGGCGATCGCGCGGTTTATAGCAGGTGATCTGGGGCCCGATGTGCCCTGGCATGTGAGCGCCTTTTATCCCGCGTACAAACTTCCAGGTGTGCCGCGTACACCGCCCGAGACGCTTGTCTTGGCGCGTCAGATAGGTATTGACGAGGGCTTGAGATATGTCTATGTGTCTATGTGGGGAATGTGCCCGGTCTTGAAGGGGAGCACACATGCTGCCGCCAATGTAAAAAAGCGGTAA
- the lon gene encoding endopeptidase La, which yields MTEFENFDMPLMLPLLPVRDMVMYPSVILPLFVGRDMSINAVEKSLSTDRLIIVTAQKDLTDEDPLPERIYSVGVVSQIMRMLRLPDGRVKVLIQGIKKARILEYVQETPTFLVKIESIEEPLITEITLEIEALMRYVKEEMEKVVSMGRMVPPDILMVLDTIDEPGKLADIAAANLGLAVDKAQEVLEIVDPVERLKTLSEILGKEIELLNMQAKILSQAKEEMSKTQREYFLREQMKAIRTELGEVDERTEEIEDLRKKIKKAKMPKDVEKEARKQLERLDMMHPDAIESAMLRTYMEWLVDLPWSKSTKDNIDIKRAKEVLDEDHYDLEKVKERILEFLSVIKLKGELKGPILCLVGPPGVGKTSLGKSIAKALDRKFSRISLGGMKDEAEIRGHRRTYVGSMPGRIIQSLKQAGTNNPVFMMDEIDKIGSDFRGDPASALLEVLDPEQNYAFSDRYLNIPFDLSKVMFITTANRTDTIPSALYDRMETIYLPGYTEREKVAIAKKYLIPKQIQENGLKERRLRIVDHAVEKIVEEYTKEAGLRNLEREVAAIARKVARKIAEGDERDVVITVKNLHSYLGVSKYPPESGMEYDTVGVACGLAWTESGGDLLYIEASCRKGKKDLTLTGSMGDVMKESAQAALTYIKSKAEALGISKEIFDTLEAHIHVPQGAIPKDGPSAGITMAVALISAMTNRPLDRKIAMTGEITLTGRVLPIGGLKEKTLAALRANMEKVIIPKENKRDLSEIPHYVKKKLKFLPVKDMDDVIKILFDRNQK from the coding sequence ATGACGGAATTTGAAAATTTTGATATGCCTTTGATGCTACCCTTGCTTCCCGTCAGGGATATGGTGATGTATCCATCAGTAATTCTTCCGCTTTTTGTCGGAAGAGATATGTCCATAAATGCAGTCGAGAAATCTCTGTCCACGGACAGGCTGATCATCGTTACCGCACAGAAGGATCTGACCGACGAAGACCCTTTGCCGGAACGTATCTATTCGGTGGGCGTCGTTTCTCAAATCATGAGGATGCTTAGGTTGCCGGACGGCAGGGTGAAGGTGCTCATTCAAGGGATCAAGAAAGCCCGGATACTGGAGTACGTCCAGGAGACCCCTACGTTCCTCGTAAAAATCGAGTCCATTGAAGAACCCTTGATCACGGAGATTACCCTTGAGATTGAGGCGCTCATGCGATACGTGAAAGAAGAGATGGAAAAAGTGGTCTCCATGGGGAGGATGGTCCCACCAGATATTCTGATGGTCTTAGACACGATCGACGAGCCGGGAAAACTGGCCGATATCGCGGCGGCGAACCTTGGCCTCGCCGTGGACAAAGCCCAGGAAGTGCTCGAAATCGTCGATCCTGTGGAGCGGCTTAAGACGCTATCGGAAATACTGGGGAAAGAGATAGAGCTCCTCAATATGCAGGCCAAGATACTCTCCCAGGCCAAGGAGGAGATGTCCAAAACGCAGCGGGAATACTTCCTGAGGGAGCAGATGAAGGCGATCAGGACCGAGCTTGGAGAAGTAGACGAGCGAACCGAGGAGATTGAGGACCTGAGGAAAAAGATAAAAAAAGCCAAGATGCCCAAGGATGTGGAAAAGGAGGCGCGCAAGCAGCTTGAACGCCTCGACATGATGCATCCCGACGCCATTGAGTCCGCCATGCTCAGGACTTACATGGAATGGCTCGTGGACCTGCCCTGGAGCAAATCCACAAAAGATAACATTGATATCAAAAGGGCGAAGGAGGTACTAGATGAAGACCACTACGACCTTGAGAAAGTCAAAGAGCGGATTCTCGAATTCCTTAGTGTCATAAAACTGAAAGGCGAACTGAAGGGACCCATCCTCTGTCTCGTGGGACCTCCCGGAGTGGGCAAGACGTCTCTCGGCAAATCCATCGCAAAGGCGCTAGACAGGAAGTTCTCCCGTATATCCCTTGGGGGTATGAAGGATGAGGCGGAGATAAGGGGCCACAGGAGAACCTATGTGGGTTCCATGCCCGGGAGGATCATTCAGAGCCTTAAACAGGCAGGGACGAACAACCCTGTCTTTATGATGGATGAGATTGATAAGATCGGGTCCGATTTTCGAGGGGACCCTGCAAGCGCACTCCTTGAAGTCCTAGATCCCGAACAGAACTACGCCTTCAGCGACCGCTACCTCAATATCCCTTTCGATCTTTCGAAAGTGATGTTCATTACCACAGCCAACAGGACCGACACCATTCCTTCCGCGCTTTACGACAGAATGGAGACCATATACCTGCCCGGTTATACGGAAAGAGAGAAAGTTGCCATTGCCAAAAAATACCTCATTCCCAAGCAGATTCAGGAGAACGGCCTGAAAGAGAGGAGGCTCCGCATAGTGGACCACGCGGTAGAGAAAATTGTTGAGGAGTACACGAAAGAGGCTGGGTTACGGAACCTGGAACGGGAAGTGGCCGCTATAGCGCGGAAGGTGGCGAGGAAGATAGCCGAAGGAGACGAAAGAGACGTGGTGATAACGGTGAAGAATCTCCACTCCTACCTTGGTGTATCCAAATACCCGCCTGAATCTGGTATGGAATACGATACAGTCGGCGTTGCATGCGGCCTCGCATGGACGGAATCAGGGGGAGACTTGCTCTACATTGAGGCATCATGCAGAAAAGGGAAGAAGGATCTTACCCTTACGGGCAGCATGGGCGACGTAATGAAGGAGTCGGCCCAGGCAGCGCTCACCTATATCAAGTCAAAGGCGGAAGCGCTCGGTATCAGCAAAGAGATATTCGATACCTTGGAGGCGCACATTCACGTGCCCCAGGGGGCTATTCCGAAAGACGGTCCCTCTGCGGGGATCACCATGGCCGTCGCCCTCATAAGCGCCATGACGAACAGACCGCTCGACAGGAAGATTGCCATGACAGGCGAGATCACCCTGACAGGAAGAGTCCTGCCCATCGGGGGACTCAAGGAGAAGACCCTCGCGGCGCTCCGGGCGAACATGGAAAAAGTAATCATCCCTAAGGAAAACAAGCGGGATCTTTCCGAAATCCCGCACTATGTCAAAAAGAAATTGAAATTCCTTCCCGTGAAGGATATGGACGACGTGATCAAAATACTATTCGACCGCAACCAAAAGTAG
- a CDS encoding ABC transporter permease yields MDLIFEGALKAFLLIFTLNPEVLRITLLSLKVSGVATLISTVLGVSLGTLIALSSFPGKRFVVSLINTGMGLPPVVVGLFVTIFLWRSGPLGFLGMLFTPSAMILAQSVIATPIVTGITVAAIQQLPKGLRLQILALGASRLQMIWTLIKEARLSLLAAVMAGFGGVISEIGASIMVGGNIKGYSRVLTTATVMETSKGNFDVAIALSIILLILVYAVNLILTHVQQRERAR; encoded by the coding sequence GTGGATCTGATATTTGAGGGCGCCCTCAAAGCGTTCTTACTGATCTTTACGCTCAACCCCGAGGTTCTGCGCATTACGCTTCTCTCTCTCAAGGTATCGGGGGTAGCCACGTTGATTAGTACGGTACTGGGCGTCTCGCTGGGGACGCTCATTGCCCTTTCCTCTTTCCCCGGAAAGCGCTTCGTGGTGAGCCTTATCAATACCGGTATGGGTCTGCCGCCTGTGGTGGTAGGACTCTTTGTGACCATATTTCTCTGGCGGAGCGGCCCTCTTGGATTCTTGGGGATGCTTTTTACTCCGTCTGCCATGATCCTTGCCCAATCGGTCATCGCCACACCTATTGTCACGGGTATCACGGTGGCTGCTATACAGCAGCTTCCGAAGGGACTGAGACTTCAAATTCTGGCCTTGGGGGCGAGCAGACTGCAGATGATCTGGACCCTCATAAAAGAGGCCAGACTTTCGTTGTTGGCTGCGGTGATGGCGGGTTTCGGAGGAGTCATTTCTGAGATCGGCGCGTCGATTATGGTAGGTGGCAATATCAAGGGTTATTCCAGAGTCCTCACCACCGCCACCGTCATGGAGACAAGCAAGGGCAACTTTGATGTGGCCATTGCGCTGAGCATCATACTTCTCATCCTGGTCTATGCGGTTAACCTCATATTGACCCATGTGCAGCAAAGGGAGAGGGCCAGATGA
- a CDS encoding aminopeptidase produces the protein MIIIMITESGWKRKSRAHIKEIYQFAEAYKVFLDEAKTEREAVRFIDRFLSEIGFGKASFKGRVFLNHKGKAVLAFVPGKEDMTSGLNIIAAHIDAPRLDLKQNPLYEDVDLALLRTHYYGGIKKYQWVAMPLALHGVVVKTDGTAVDIVIGEKENDPVFAIDDLLPHLSRKTQDEKSLSAGIEGEKMTVLFGSIPLVGEGKAGIKRAILKMLRDIYGIVEEDFISAELEVVPAFKARDVGLDRSLIGAYGQDDRSAAYALLRAVADVSKPEKACLALFADKEEIGSEGNTGMKSKVLEVFLYDVLEGMGIKADAATTARMLFSSRALSADVNAALNPMYQDVHEKQNACYLGRGICISKYTGHGGKVGASDANAEYIGHIRRIFSLEGIIWQAGELGKIDEGGGGTVAKYLAEYGMDTIDCGPSLLAMHSPFEISSKLDIHETYKAFLAFFKS, from the coding sequence ATGATAATTATTATGATAACGGAATCAGGCTGGAAGAGAAAATCCAGAGCGCATATAAAAGAGATATACCAATTTGCCGAGGCCTACAAGGTGTTCCTCGACGAAGCGAAGACCGAACGGGAGGCGGTGAGATTCATCGACCGGTTCCTCTCGGAGATTGGCTTCGGCAAAGCCTCTTTCAAGGGGAGAGTGTTCTTAAACCATAAGGGCAAAGCTGTTCTCGCTTTCGTCCCCGGGAAGGAGGACATGACCTCTGGCCTTAATATCATAGCCGCCCACATTGATGCGCCCCGCCTTGACCTCAAACAGAACCCCCTTTACGAAGATGTGGATCTTGCGCTACTACGCACCCATTATTACGGGGGGATCAAGAAGTACCAGTGGGTAGCCATGCCTCTCGCACTCCACGGGGTCGTGGTGAAAACCGATGGTACGGCCGTTGACATTGTGATCGGCGAAAAGGAGAACGATCCCGTATTTGCCATTGATGACCTCCTGCCCCATCTTTCCCGGAAGACACAGGATGAGAAGAGCCTCTCCGCGGGCATTGAGGGAGAGAAAATGACAGTCCTTTTTGGCAGTATCCCTCTTGTTGGCGAGGGGAAGGCAGGGATCAAGAGGGCCATACTCAAGATGCTGAGAGATATTTACGGCATCGTGGAAGAAGATTTCATCAGCGCGGAACTTGAAGTCGTGCCCGCTTTCAAGGCTAGGGATGTGGGCCTCGACAGAAGCCTGATCGGCGCCTACGGCCAGGATGACAGGTCGGCTGCATACGCCCTTCTACGGGCGGTTGCCGATGTTTCAAAGCCTGAGAAGGCCTGCCTCGCCCTGTTTGCAGACAAGGAAGAGATCGGCTCCGAAGGCAACACGGGCATGAAATCGAAAGTGCTTGAGGTGTTCCTTTATGATGTGCTTGAAGGAATGGGGATCAAAGCCGATGCGGCCACAACCGCGAGGATGCTCTTTTCATCAAGGGCCCTTTCCGCAGACGTAAATGCTGCCCTTAACCCCATGTACCAAGATGTCCACGAGAAACAGAACGCATGTTATCTCGGCCGGGGCATATGTATCTCAAAGTATACGGGCCATGGAGGCAAAGTAGGCGCAAGTGACGCCAATGCCGAATATATCGGCCATATAAGGAGAATATTTTCTCTTGAAGGCATCATCTGGCAGGCCGGAGAGCTTGGTAAAATTGATGAGGGGGGAGGTGGAACAGTGGCGAAGTACCTTGCCGAATACGGCATGGATACAATAGATTGTGGTCCTTCCCTCCTTGCGATGCATTCCCCTTTTGAAATATCAAGTAAACTCGATATACATGAAACATATAAAGCTTTCCTGGCTTTCTTTAAATCGTAA
- a CDS encoding L,D-transpeptidase family protein, which yields MNRILRLLSFCVFFIILSLYGCTSIRIASKGPAAYPENRLERNDFSVSRGGNVIGRLATVRLEDGDTLPDMARHFGVGVNAISAANPGVDIWAPKAGTRIILPLSFILPDTKKGIVINLDAMRLFHFKGNSVSTYPVGIGAKDRPTPMGQMYVTHKIVRPTWHVPASIAEDHRKKGDPLPTIVPPGPLNPLGEYALYLSKPTYLIHGTNKPASIGLNATNGCIRLYPEHIGKLYTTAQVRTPVSIVHQPYLIGRRGKVIYLEVHTPPEDSGKVYAQLQNMEKRYGRTLDWQRVEEALTEARGIPIPLSGTCKEIEVTHPEKLYGAPEIPELTRGWYILAANANDRTDAVRLAAIINHQGPQIPATVMSTHDKHRVIAGPFTNISEAKEAKKRLKIDLEIDGIVVEPAGKQ from the coding sequence GTGAACCGGATCTTAAGACTGTTGTCTTTTTGCGTATTCTTTATCATCCTGTCACTCTACGGATGTACCAGCATAAGAATCGCCAGCAAGGGGCCTGCAGCCTATCCAGAAAACCGTTTAGAACGGAATGATTTTTCAGTCTCAAGAGGAGGTAATGTCATAGGCAGGCTGGCGACAGTCAGGCTTGAAGACGGTGATACTCTACCCGATATGGCACGGCACTTCGGCGTGGGGGTGAATGCCATCAGCGCGGCAAATCCTGGGGTGGATATATGGGCGCCTAAAGCCGGAACGCGTATCATACTGCCCCTGAGTTTTATCCTGCCTGATACCAAAAAAGGTATAGTGATCAACCTGGATGCAATGAGGCTCTTTCATTTCAAAGGGAATTCGGTATCAACCTACCCGGTAGGCATTGGCGCCAAAGATCGGCCAACCCCCATGGGCCAGATGTATGTGACGCACAAGATCGTCAGGCCCACCTGGCATGTACCCGCCTCTATTGCAGAGGATCACAGGAAAAAAGGAGACCCCCTGCCTACCATAGTCCCTCCCGGACCGCTCAATCCCCTGGGAGAATACGCGCTATATCTGAGCAAGCCAACATACCTGATCCATGGCACCAATAAGCCAGCCAGCATCGGCCTTAATGCAACCAACGGCTGTATAAGACTCTACCCGGAACATATAGGGAAGCTCTATACGACCGCTCAGGTGAGGACGCCCGTATCCATTGTTCACCAGCCATACCTCATAGGCCGTCGAGGCAAGGTCATCTACCTGGAAGTCCATACACCCCCTGAAGACTCCGGCAAGGTATATGCGCAATTACAGAATATGGAAAAGAGATATGGCCGCACCCTCGACTGGCAAAGAGTAGAAGAAGCGCTTACGGAAGCCAGGGGGATTCCCATCCCTTTATCCGGGACGTGCAAAGAGATAGAGGTGACCCATCCTGAAAAACTGTACGGCGCCCCGGAGATACCGGAGCTTACAAGGGGATGGTATATCCTCGCCGCAAACGCCAATGACAGGACAGATGCCGTGAGGCTTGCCGCCATAATCAACCACCAAGGTCCGCAAATCCCGGCGACTGTGATGTCGACGCACGACAAACACCGCGTCATAGCCGGTCCTTTTACTAATATCTCAGAGGCTAAAGAGGCGAAAAAGCGCCTGAAGATAGATCTGGAGATAGACGGCATCGTGGTCGAGCCTGCCGGTAAGCAGTAA
- a CDS encoding substrate-binding domain-containing protein: protein MKRISVIVGVLFAVCVLAVVFGPYAHSADKNVILATTTSTQDSGLLDVIIPAFEKKTGYFVKTIAVGSGQAMAMGQKGEADVLLVHSPEAEKKFVADGYGINRRLVMHNDFIIVGPVDDPAKIRGVKSSAEAMKKIAATKSLFLSRGDNSGTHAKEQSLWKAASVNFEEEKWYQQTGLGMGQTLNVASEKLGYSLADRGTFLALKKILSLDILVQGDLGLLNIYHVIEINPAKFSKVNAPGGKAFADFMVSNEAQGMIKSFGIEKFGSPLFFPDAGRNVDDLGK, encoded by the coding sequence GTGGGGGTCTTGTTTGCAGTATGTGTCTTGGCAGTGGTTTTTGGGCCTTATGCCCATTCCGCAGACAAAAATGTTATTCTTGCAACTACCACGAGCACGCAAGATTCCGGTCTTCTCGACGTCATCATCCCGGCGTTTGAAAAGAAGACCGGTTATTTTGTAAAGACCATTGCCGTAGGTTCCGGTCAGGCAATGGCTATGGGGCAAAAAGGGGAGGCTGATGTACTTCTTGTTCATTCTCCCGAAGCGGAGAAGAAGTTTGTGGCCGACGGCTACGGGATCAACCGGCGGCTCGTGATGCACAACGATTTCATAATTGTCGGACCCGTGGACGACCCCGCGAAGATCAGGGGCGTTAAATCGTCAGCGGAGGCAATGAAGAAAATAGCCGCGACAAAGAGCCTTTTCCTGTCAAGGGGTGACAACTCGGGGACCCATGCGAAAGAGCAGTCCTTATGGAAAGCAGCCTCTGTCAATTTTGAAGAGGAGAAATGGTATCAGCAGACAGGACTCGGCATGGGCCAGACCTTGAACGTAGCCTCCGAGAAACTTGGGTATTCTCTCGCGGACCGCGGTACCTTCCTGGCGCTGAAAAAGATCCTATCTCTTGACATACTGGTCCAGGGTGACCTTGGTCTTCTCAACATCTATCATGTGATTGAAATAAATCCGGCAAAATTCTCCAAGGTTAATGCCCCCGGTGGTAAAGCCTTTGCCGATTTTATGGTTTCCAACGAGGCTCAGGGCATGATCAAGAGTTTCGGGATTGAAAAGTTCGGATCCCCACTATTCTTCCCTGACGCGGGCAGGAATGTTGATGATTTGGGGAAATAA